In Numidum massiliense, a single genomic region encodes these proteins:
- a CDS encoding IS3 family transposase, whose translation MQTVLRIVHVPRSTYYYQKHYRVKEKKVSGGRPAPGYSFTNSGQKVSDEQIKEWLMELVSGDGYAYGYRKLTVALRSTYDLVINKKKVYRLCKRLGILLPQRRKRIRHPRRLARNRLVERSNELWETDIKYGYIAGENRFFFLLSYIDVYDRSIIDYHVGLACEGQDAVQVLQRALSTRGLQEAQEKPIIRTDNGPQFVSKVFEEACEHYGCEHERIPPNTPNKNAHIEAFHRIVEDECFNKYSFETYEEAYRTVIGFMDFYNNRRIHGSIGDMSPAQFFHAHQTSSLRTKAVRL comes from the coding sequence ATCCAAACCGTTTTACGGATTGTCCACGTACCGCGTTCCACCTATTACTATCAGAAACACTATCGGGTGAAGGAGAAGAAAGTAAGTGGGGGGAGACCGGCACCAGGTTACTCCTTCACAAACAGCGGGCAAAAAGTGTCCGACGAACAAATTAAAGAATGGCTTATGGAGCTCGTCTCGGGTGATGGCTACGCGTATGGGTACCGAAAATTAACGGTGGCGCTCCGTTCGACGTACGATTTAGTCATTAATAAGAAAAAAGTGTACCGTCTCTGCAAACGGTTAGGCATCTTACTGCCGCAGCGACGGAAGCGAATCCGCCACCCTAGGCGCCTTGCACGTAACCGCCTCGTTGAGCGATCGAATGAGCTGTGGGAAACAGACATCAAGTATGGGTACATTGCCGGAGAAAACCGCTTTTTCTTCCTGCTTTCCTACATTGACGTTTATGACCGTTCGATTATTGACTATCATGTTGGATTAGCTTGCGAAGGTCAAGACGCTGTTCAGGTGCTACAACGAGCGCTTTCGACACGCGGGCTTCAGGAGGCACAAGAAAAGCCGATCATCCGGACGGACAATGGTCCACAGTTCGTATCTAAAGTATTCGAAGAAGCTTGTGAACACTACGGTTGTGAGCACGAACGTATTCCGCCGAACACACCGAATAAAAATGCCCATATTGAGGCGTTTCATCGGATCGTTGAGGACGAATGCTTCAACAAGTATTCCTTTGAGACGTACGAGGAAGCATATCGTACCGTCATAGGCTTTATGGACTTTTATAACAACCGCCGCATACACGGTAGTATTGGGGACATGAGCCCCGCGCAGTTTTTCCATGCGCATCAAACATCTTCGTTGCGCACGAAAGCCGTTCGACTCTGA
- a CDS encoding helix-turn-helix domain-containing protein — translation MLYVHEGKSFRGIAREVGIHRETVSKYVHEYEQKRKNFARTRQLPKY, via the coding sequence ATGCTGTATGTGCATGAGGGAAAATCCTTCCGGGGGATCGCTCGTGAAGTGGGTATCCATCGGGAGACAGTCAGTAAATACGTACACGAATATGAGCAGAAGCGAAAGAATTTTGCTAGAACAAGACAACTCCCCAAATATTGA
- a CDS encoding IS3 family transposase, which translates to MEVADKWISKGYPIQTVLRIVHVPRSTYYYQKHYRVKEKKVSGGRPAPGYSFTNSGQKVSDEQIKEWLMELVSGDGYAYGYRKLTVALRSTYDLVINKKKVYRLCKRLGILLPQRRKRIRHPRRLARNRLVERSNELWETDIKYGYIAGENRFFFLLSYIDVYDRSIIDYHVGLACEGQDAVQVLQRALSTRGLQEAQEKPIIRTDNGPQFVSKVFEEACEHYGCEHERIPPNTPNKNAHIEAFHRIVEDECFNKYSFETYEEAYRTVIGFMDFYNNRRIHGSIGDMSPAQFFHAHQTSSLRTKAVRL; encoded by the coding sequence ATTGAAGTAGCGGACAAGTGGATTTCTAAGGGATACCCGATCCAAACCGTTTTACGGATTGTCCACGTACCGCGTTCCACCTATTACTATCAGAAACACTATCGGGTGAAGGAGAAGAAAGTAAGTGGGGGGAGACCGGCACCAGGTTACTCCTTCACAAACAGCGGGCAAAAAGTGTCCGACGAACAAATTAAAGAATGGCTTATGGAGCTCGTCTCGGGTGATGGCTACGCGTATGGGTACCGAAAATTAACGGTGGCGCTCCGTTCGACGTACGATTTAGTCATTAATAAGAAAAAAGTGTACCGTCTCTGCAAACGGTTAGGCATCTTACTGCCGCAGCGACGGAAGCGAATCCGCCACCCTAGGCGCCTTGCACGTAACCGCCTCGTTGAGCGATCGAATGAGCTGTGGGAAACAGACATCAAGTATGGGTACATTGCCGGAGAAAACCGCTTTTTCTTCCTGCTTTCCTACATTGACGTTTATGACCGTTCGATTATTGACTATCATGTTGGATTAGCTTGCGAAGGTCAAGACGCTGTTCAGGTGCTACAACGAGCGCTTTCGACACGCGGGCTTCAGGAGGCACAAGAAAAGCCGATCATCCGGACGGACAATGGTCCACAGTTCGTATCTAAAGTATTCGAAGAAGCTTGTGAACACTACGGTTGTGAGCACGAACGTATTCCGCCGAACACACCGAATAAAAATGCCCATATTGAGGCGTTTCATCGGATCGTTGAGGACGAATGCTTCAACAAGTATTCCTTTGAGACGTACGAGGAAGCATATCGTACCGTCATAGGCTTTATGGACTTTTATAACAACCGCCGCATACACGGTAGTATTGGGGACATGAGCCCCGCGCAGTTTTTCCATGCGCATCAAACATCTTCGTTGCGCACGAAAGCCGTTCGACTCTGA
- a CDS encoding transposase produces MKRRQFTKEFKIQVAKEAMEVGNQALVARRYDLGSNLLNRWVREYKDGHYGDVPIESAQPREFSDLAQENDQLKRLLGEKDLEIAILRDLVKKQHPHLLKRLK; encoded by the coding sequence ATGAAACGCCGTCAGTTCACCAAGGAATTTAAAATCCAAGTCGCAAAGGAAGCCATGGAGGTTGGTAACCAAGCGCTAGTTGCTCGCCGCTATGATCTCGGTTCTAACTTGCTTAACCGATGGGTTCGCGAATATAAGGACGGGCACTACGGGGACGTCCCGATCGAATCCGCCCAACCACGCGAATTCAGTGATCTTGCTCAGGAAAATGATCAGCTAAAACGGTTGTTGGGCGAAAAGGATTTAGAAATTGCCATTTTGCGTGATCTTGTAAAAAAGCAGCACCCTCACTTGCTGAAAAGATTGAAGTAG
- a CDS encoding FecCD family ABC transporter permease: MQRSTAPDHPKAPSAHGTATDQQAATRSHLKSRLKWLLIVLSPVIVTLCALPLGRYPVSLEQLWLALAGFVSGTDYGLPDPIANVLFNIRLPRIAATLLVGAALAVSGSAYQGIFRNPLVSPDILGASAGAGFGAALAILMSWSVFSVQLSAFLFGVLAVAITYGLSARMRQGDRTLVLILTGVLVGTLFSSSISFIKYVADPYDKLPAITFWLMGSLASVSAKDVYLVLVPIVLGFVPLYLVRWRLNVISFGDEEAQALGINTKRLRLVTIFCSTLLTASVVAISGMIGWVGLVIPHLARALVGPNYRALLPATVFIGSAYMLLVDTLARVLLPVEIPLGILTSFIGAPFFIFLLARSRKGWA; this comes from the coding sequence TTGCAGCGCTCGACAGCTCCAGATCATCCGAAAGCCCCGTCAGCTCACGGAACCGCCACCGATCAACAAGCCGCCACCCGATCACACCTTAAGTCGCGGCTCAAATGGTTGCTCATCGTGCTTTCGCCTGTCATCGTCACCTTGTGTGCGCTCCCACTCGGCCGCTACCCCGTCTCGTTGGAACAACTGTGGCTAGCGCTCGCGGGATTCGTCAGCGGTACCGACTACGGCCTGCCCGATCCGATCGCCAACGTACTGTTCAACATCCGCCTGCCGCGCATTGCGGCGACGCTGCTCGTCGGCGCCGCGCTCGCCGTGTCTGGGTCGGCGTACCAGGGCATTTTTCGCAACCCGCTCGTCTCCCCCGACATTTTAGGGGCAAGTGCGGGTGCGGGGTTTGGGGCAGCGCTCGCCATCTTAATGTCGTGGAGCGTCTTCAGCGTGCAACTGTCGGCGTTTTTGTTCGGCGTGTTAGCTGTCGCGATTACATACGGGCTGAGCGCGCGCATGCGCCAAGGGGATCGCACACTCGTGCTCATCCTGACGGGCGTCCTCGTCGGCACATTGTTTTCTTCGTCAATCTCCTTTATAAAATACGTCGCCGACCCGTATGACAAGCTGCCGGCGATCACTTTTTGGCTGATGGGGAGTCTCGCCTCGGTGAGTGCGAAAGACGTCTACCTCGTCCTCGTGCCGATCGTGCTCGGATTCGTGCCGCTGTACCTCGTCCGCTGGCGCTTAAACGTCATTTCCTTCGGTGACGAGGAGGCGCAGGCGCTCGGCATCAATACAAAACGGTTGCGGCTGGTTACCATTTTTTGCTCGACGCTGTTGACCGCTTCCGTCGTCGCCATTAGCGGCATGATCGGCTGGGTCGGGCTCGTCATCCCGCACTTGGCGCGGGCACTCGTCGGACCGAATTACCGCGCACTGCTGCCGGCGACGGTCTTTATCGGGAGCGCCTACATGCTACTCGTCGACACGCTAGCACGCGTGCTGCTGCCGGTGGAGATTCCGCTCGGCATACTGACATCATTTATTGGCGCGCCCTTCTTCATTTTCTTACTCGCGCGCTCGCGGAAGGGATGGGCATGA
- a CDS encoding ABC transporter ATP-binding protein, with protein MKLEIKQAAFQYGAKKVFDNVSLSLEAGEVLSILGPNGTGKTTLFKVVLGFLKPQRGEVLLNGENLHARTPQQIAHLIGYVPQNHTPPFPFTVRDVVLMGRTAHLSRFAAPSKKDAAIAEHALEVLRIAHLRDHMYTEISGGERQLVLIARALAQQPQILIMDEPTSNLDFGNQVKVLHHIKRLVDGGLAVIMSTHHPDHALLFATKVALMKGGGLIEVGAPEDVITAENLHKIYGVQAKVASFSLGENREVKTCLPLL; from the coding sequence ATGAAACTCGAAATTAAACAAGCTGCTTTTCAGTACGGCGCAAAAAAAGTGTTCGACAATGTATCGCTCTCGCTGGAAGCGGGTGAAGTCCTGTCCATACTAGGACCGAACGGTACCGGGAAGACGACGCTGTTCAAAGTCGTGTTGGGCTTTTTAAAACCGCAGCGAGGCGAGGTGCTTTTGAACGGGGAAAACTTACACGCCCGCACGCCGCAACAAATCGCGCACTTGATCGGCTACGTGCCACAAAACCATACGCCGCCCTTTCCGTTTACGGTACGGGACGTCGTGTTGATGGGACGTACGGCGCATCTGTCCCGCTTTGCCGCCCCATCAAAAAAAGACGCCGCCATTGCCGAGCACGCCTTAGAAGTGCTGAGGATTGCCCACTTGCGCGATCACATGTATACCGAAATTAGCGGTGGCGAGCGGCAACTCGTCCTCATCGCCAGGGCACTGGCACAACAACCGCAAATATTAATCATGGACGAGCCGACATCGAACTTAGATTTCGGTAACCAAGTCAAAGTGCTGCACCACATCAAGCGACTCGTCGACGGAGGGCTTGCCGTCATTATGTCGACGCACCATCCCGATCACGCCCTTCTATTTGCGACGAAAGTTGCGTTGATGAAGGGAGGCGGGTTAATCGAAGTCGGAGCGCCAGAAGACGTCATTACAGCCGAGAATTTACATAAAATTTACGGCGTCCAAGCAAAAGTCGCAAGTTTTTCATTAGGCGAAAACCGTGAAGTGAAGACGTGTCTCCCACTTTTGTAG
- a CDS encoding ABC transporter substrate-binding protein: MKKKALIILTALMLIVGLIGCQAAPDKQASSGSETTKTNDAKTNEEKTDNEKDGNKDGEATADFREIKDMSGRTVKVPAKIEKVFGTSEISTLFLYSLAPDKVAALNRELTADQKKFFDERIHDLPALGSWKGKGGDTNLEEILKAEPDIIINMGDMDERYQSGADEMQEKLGIPVLLIDGSLENLHDAYRYAGDLLDVKERADTLAEYCETAMAKVTDTVKDIPEKDRLPVYYAVGMDGLETAPKGTINTEVLELAGGDNVASTGDKPRGKAVEVSMEQVLKWDPELIVVSPAFDSETNEAYDLILKDDKWKDLKAVKNKLVFEIPNLPFNWFNRPPTINRILGVQWLTNLLYPEQYDIDPAETAQEFFSTFYQVELSDDDIGELLKHAVREK; the protein is encoded by the coding sequence GTGAAGAAAAAAGCACTCATTATCCTTACCGCGCTCATGCTAATTGTCGGTCTCATCGGCTGTCAAGCCGCACCGGACAAGCAAGCCTCGTCCGGAAGTGAGACGACAAAAACGAACGATGCCAAGACGAATGAAGAAAAAACTGACAATGAGAAAGACGGCAACAAAGACGGTGAAGCCACTGCTGACTTTCGCGAAATAAAGGACATGTCCGGCCGTACCGTTAAAGTACCGGCCAAAATTGAAAAAGTGTTTGGGACGAGTGAAATTAGCACGCTGTTCCTCTATTCGTTAGCACCGGACAAAGTGGCGGCACTAAACCGCGAGCTAACCGCGGACCAGAAAAAGTTTTTTGACGAGAGGATTCACGATTTACCCGCGTTAGGCAGTTGGAAAGGCAAAGGCGGGGACACGAACTTAGAAGAGATTTTAAAGGCCGAACCGGACATCATCATTAATATGGGGGACATGGACGAGCGCTACCAGTCTGGCGCAGACGAAATGCAAGAAAAACTCGGCATCCCCGTGTTGTTGATCGACGGCAGCCTGGAGAACTTACACGACGCGTACCGTTACGCTGGCGACCTCCTCGACGTCAAAGAGCGCGCCGACACGTTGGCCGAATACTGTGAGACGGCGATGGCCAAAGTGACTGACACCGTGAAGGACATTCCGGAGAAAGACCGCCTCCCCGTCTACTACGCGGTCGGCATGGATGGCCTAGAAACGGCGCCTAAAGGGACGATTAACACCGAAGTGCTCGAGCTGGCCGGCGGGGACAACGTCGCCAGCACCGGAGACAAGCCGCGGGGCAAAGCAGTCGAAGTATCGATGGAACAAGTGCTGAAGTGGGATCCAGAGCTCATCGTCGTCAGCCCGGCTTTTGACTCTGAGACAAACGAAGCGTACGACCTCATTTTAAAGGATGACAAGTGGAAAGACCTTAAAGCCGTGAAAAATAAGCTCGTGTTCGAAATTCCGAACCTACCGTTCAACTGGTTCAACCGCCCACCGACGATTAACCGCATCCTCGGCGTGCAATGGTTGACGAACTTGTTGTACCCGGAACAATACGACATCGATCCGGCCGAGACGGCGCAAGAGTTCTTCTCCACCTTCTATCAAGTGGAGCTATCTGACGACGACATCGGCGAATTACTCAAACACGCCGTACGGGAAAAATAA
- the modA gene encoding molybdate ABC transporter substrate-binding protein, translated as MFKRNVFIALLVAMLLLVGCTNDSGMRTEQPAPQSKTENTSKGDQDAKDGTDAKKDVKGETVELNVSAAISLSDVLKEVAETYEKDHPNVRITYNLGASGSLQRQIEQDAPVDLFISAGKPQMDALVEQQLIDKAQTATLVHNALVLIQPAEADQELKGMKDLTTDKVTQLAVGEPESVPAGNYSRQALEHFKLWDKLQPKIVFAKDVRQVLTYVETGNVDAGLVYHSDALSTDAVSIVETVDSASHDPIEYPIGIVKKTAHIKEAEQFYNYLLSEKTAPLFEKYGFDPASN; from the coding sequence ATGTTTAAAAGAAACGTGTTTATTGCCCTCTTAGTAGCGATGTTGTTGCTCGTAGGCTGCACGAATGACTCGGGTATGCGTACCGAGCAACCCGCGCCGCAGTCGAAAACAGAAAATACATCGAAAGGAGATCAGGACGCTAAGGACGGAACAGACGCAAAAAAGGACGTCAAAGGTGAAACGGTCGAGTTAAATGTGTCGGCGGCGATTAGTTTAAGTGACGTGTTAAAAGAGGTTGCCGAAACGTATGAAAAAGATCACCCGAACGTGCGCATTACGTACAACCTCGGCGCTTCAGGTAGCTTACAGCGGCAAATTGAGCAAGATGCACCGGTTGACTTGTTTATTTCTGCCGGAAAACCGCAGATGGATGCCCTCGTCGAACAACAACTGATTGACAAAGCGCAAACAGCGACTCTCGTGCACAACGCGTTAGTACTCATTCAGCCAGCTGAGGCTGACCAAGAGCTCAAAGGAATGAAAGATTTAACGACAGACAAAGTGACACAACTCGCGGTCGGGGAACCGGAATCTGTTCCCGCCGGCAACTACTCGCGGCAGGCACTAGAGCACTTTAAACTGTGGGACAAACTGCAGCCGAAAATCGTCTTTGCCAAAGATGTGCGGCAAGTACTGACCTATGTGGAAACGGGCAACGTTGACGCGGGTCTCGTCTACCATTCCGACGCCTTGTCCACCGATGCTGTCAGCATCGTCGAAACGGTCGATTCGGCTAGCCACGACCCGATTGAATATCCGATCGGCATCGTCAAAAAAACCGCTCACATCAAGGAAGCGGAGCAGTTTTACAACTACTTGTTATCGGAGAAGACTGCCCCACTGTTTGAAAAATACGGGTTTGACCCGGCTAGTAACTAG
- the modB gene encoding molybdate ABC transporter permease subunit gives MLLSIRVALLATAIVIVCGTAIGWWMARYTFPGKVILETILMLPLVLPPTVVGLGLLMLFGKRGWIGEWLDQTLNVSLLFTYWGAVLAAAVVSFPLVYQTIKTGFTSIDKNLELVARSDGANGWKVFWHISLPLTWRHICTAIVFGFTRGLGEFGATLMFAGNIPGKTQTIPTAIYVAVESGQMAIAGTWALSMVVLSFAMLLVVYRLQNNTE, from the coding sequence GTGCTATTGTCAATTCGCGTCGCCCTACTCGCAACGGCAATCGTCATCGTGTGCGGTACAGCGATCGGCTGGTGGATGGCTCGCTACACCTTTCCGGGAAAAGTTATCCTGGAAACGATCCTTATGTTGCCGCTCGTTTTACCGCCAACCGTCGTCGGGCTCGGACTGCTCATGCTATTCGGTAAGCGCGGTTGGATTGGCGAATGGCTCGATCAGACGTTGAACGTCTCCTTGCTGTTTACTTACTGGGGAGCAGTACTCGCGGCAGCCGTCGTCTCCTTTCCGCTCGTGTATCAGACGATTAAGACGGGCTTCACCTCGATCGACAAAAACTTAGAGCTCGTCGCACGCTCCGACGGCGCAAACGGGTGGAAAGTGTTTTGGCACATTAGTCTTCCGCTCACATGGCGTCACATTTGTACAGCGATCGTCTTCGGCTTCACCCGCGGATTGGGGGAATTCGGTGCCACGTTAATGTTTGCCGGCAACATCCCGGGCAAAACACAAACGATCCCGACGGCGATTTACGTCGCCGTCGAATCGGGGCAAATGGCCATCGCCGGCACGTGGGCACTTAGCATGGTCGTCCTGTCGTTCGCCATGTTGCTCGTCGTCTACCGATTACAAAATAACACGGAGTGA
- a CDS encoding class I SAM-dependent methyltransferase gives MKRAKLIGKFDKQARMYEKRRKRLEQKQWRQKLLQTAEGQVLELGVGAGANFPFFDARVEVTAVDFSPEMLQKAREAAAEYGITAEFVQADIEDITFAPDSFDTVVSTLSLCSYNAPLRFLKKCRRWCKKDGRILLMEHGISSNRIVASVQKVLNPLSYRVVGCHQTRDVMDLIRSSGIVVERAEHYLAGMVHLVWAKPD, from the coding sequence ATGAAGCGGGCGAAGCTAATCGGAAAGTTTGACAAACAGGCACGCATGTACGAAAAAAGGCGGAAAAGGCTAGAGCAAAAACAGTGGCGGCAAAAGCTATTGCAAACGGCAGAGGGGCAGGTGTTGGAACTGGGTGTCGGGGCAGGCGCCAATTTTCCTTTTTTCGATGCGCGGGTGGAAGTGACAGCGGTGGACTTCAGTCCGGAAATGTTGCAAAAGGCGCGAGAAGCAGCGGCAGAATACGGAATCACAGCCGAGTTTGTGCAAGCTGACATCGAAGACATCACGTTTGCTCCCGACTCGTTCGATACGGTTGTTTCGACGTTGTCGTTATGCAGCTACAACGCCCCGTTACGCTTTTTAAAAAAGTGCAGGCGATGGTGTAAAAAAGATGGCCGTATCTTGCTCATGGAACACGGAATTAGCTCCAACCGTATTGTTGCCTCTGTACAAAAAGTGTTGAATCCCCTTTCATATCGCGTCGTCGGGTGTCACCAGACGAGGGACGTGATGGACCTCATCCGGTCGTCCGGAATCGTCGTCGAGCGAGCGGAGCATTATCTGGCGGGAATGGTGCATTTGGTTTGGGCCAAACCGGATTAA
- a CDS encoding TetR family transcriptional regulator gives MSLHEQIRQAAYDLAEQRPFDKITFAEIAQTVGVHWTVVRRHFGSKQEMRKLLAEWQAAGGQPLADTRTRILDAAARVFAAHGYDGATLEQVAADAGLTKGAVYWHFSGKSDLFLAICDRNMAQQLQQLSSQAKDMFATAEPLQALASWLQAQLACCERREGDPMLFFEFITSSREPAIKEKLRDTYAKMFNGTDSLIAKMQEEGLLAADIDPKAVTTMLYALVNGFLLTWLIDPERVPANSLVPDVSRVLWKGLRPARE, from the coding sequence ATGTCGTTGCACGAACAAATAAGACAGGCCGCTTACGACTTGGCCGAACAGCGCCCGTTTGACAAAATTACGTTTGCTGAGATTGCTCAAACTGTCGGCGTACACTGGACGGTCGTCAGGCGGCACTTTGGGAGTAAACAAGAAATGCGCAAGTTGTTAGCGGAGTGGCAGGCGGCAGGGGGGCAACCGCTGGCAGACACACGCACGCGCATTTTGGATGCGGCTGCCCGGGTGTTCGCGGCGCATGGGTACGACGGGGCGACGTTAGAACAAGTCGCTGCTGATGCCGGGCTGACGAAAGGCGCTGTTTACTGGCATTTTTCCGGGAAAAGTGACCTGTTTCTCGCGATTTGCGATCGCAACATGGCACAACAGTTGCAACAGCTGTCCAGCCAAGCGAAAGATATGTTTGCGACGGCGGAACCGCTACAGGCACTCGCTTCGTGGTTGCAAGCGCAATTGGCGTGTTGTGAGCGAAGGGAAGGTGATCCGATGCTTTTCTTCGAGTTCATCACCTCCAGCCGCGAGCCGGCGATCAAAGAAAAACTACGTGACACGTATGCAAAAATGTTTAACGGCACTGATTCGCTTATCGCGAAAATGCAGGAAGAAGGTTTACTAGCGGCAGATATCGATCCAAAGGCAGTAACGACCATGTTGTACGCGCTCGTCAACGGCTTTTTGCTCACGTGGTTGATCGATCCCGAACGCGTGCCAGCTAACTCGCTCGTTCCAGACGTTTCCCGCGTGTTGTGGAAAGGGTTACGTCCGGCAAGGGAATGA
- a CDS encoding D-alanyl-D-alanine carboxypeptidase family protein, translating into MKTSKAKVSKRSIRCILFLAAVFVVLNGWIFYTKGLSIHAKAAILIDAQSGKILFKHNSDEPLPPASMSKMMTEYIVLEKIGDGAIGWDDPVTISRAAAYKEGAKIDIHPGDTLTVRDLYSAVVVASANNAAVALAEHIAGSEEAFTQLMNAKAKALGLSLKTTFINATGLDENGTSSLMTAEDVARLAKRLLDDYPEVLDTAHLAQYALNFDGSVLASTNRMLAAGDPNVRFDGVDGLKTGFIDSAGYCFAGTAKRGEQRLISVVMGTPGDRERFVETKKLLSLGFGEKQLPSFPSLREMVAGFSW; encoded by the coding sequence ATGAAAACGTCCAAAGCGAAAGTGTCGAAGCGGTCCATTAGATGCATTCTCTTTTTAGCGGCTGTATTTGTCGTGTTAAACGGTTGGATCTTTTATACGAAGGGCCTATCCATTCACGCCAAAGCGGCCATCCTTATCGATGCGCAATCGGGAAAAATTTTGTTCAAGCACAATAGCGACGAACCGCTGCCGCCGGCAAGTATGTCGAAAATGATGACCGAATATATCGTGTTAGAAAAGATCGGTGACGGCGCGATCGGTTGGGACGATCCAGTGACGATTAGCAGAGCCGCGGCGTATAAGGAAGGGGCAAAAATAGACATCCATCCAGGGGACACGTTGACCGTGCGCGATTTGTACAGTGCCGTCGTCGTCGCCTCTGCCAACAATGCGGCCGTCGCTCTCGCAGAACACATTGCGGGTAGTGAAGAAGCATTTACTCAGTTAATGAACGCGAAGGCAAAAGCACTCGGACTGTCTCTTAAGACGACGTTCATTAATGCGACGGGACTTGATGAGAACGGTACGTCGTCGCTCATGACCGCGGAAGACGTCGCGCGCCTCGCCAAACGCTTACTCGACGATTACCCCGAGGTGTTAGATACAGCACATTTAGCTCAGTATGCATTAAACTTCGACGGCTCCGTGTTAGCCAGCACGAACCGCATGTTAGCCGCGGGCGACCCGAACGTCCGGTTCGATGGTGTCGACGGGTTAAAGACAGGGTTTATCGACAGCGCCGGATACTGTTTCGCTGGCACGGCGAAGCGAGGGGAACAGCGCTTAATTTCGGTCGTCATGGGGACGCCCGGTGATAGGGAACGTTTTGTGGAGACGAAGAAGCTACTCAGTTTGGGGTTTGGCGAGAAGCAGTTGCCGTCGTTTCCATCACTGCGAGAAATGGTAGCGGGGTTCTCGTGGTAG
- a CDS encoding GTP pyrophosphokinase, whose amino-acid sequence MTAKLIGAELLDRIEKNWGTFFRQYEMALKELVSDFQIIDLEWQSKHGYSPIEHLKTRLKTPQSILKKLEKRNLPFSKESVQANIKDIAGLRIVTGFLDDVYMLSEHIDQREDIRVVEVKDYIQNPKPSGYKSLHLVVETQVILSNDVLWVPAEIQLRTLSMDFWASTEHKLNYKYEGGEVPEASKRQLMEIAEAAFSLDEKMSVLRSQLLTNQTDAYRITS is encoded by the coding sequence ATGACCGCCAAGCTAATCGGTGCAGAATTGCTCGATCGGATCGAGAAAAATTGGGGGACGTTTTTTCGGCAGTATGAGATGGCTTTGAAAGAGTTAGTGAGTGACTTCCAAATTATCGATTTGGAATGGCAATCAAAGCACGGCTATTCCCCGATTGAACATTTAAAAACGCGATTGAAAACACCGCAGTCGATCTTGAAAAAACTAGAGAAACGAAACTTACCTTTTTCGAAGGAATCTGTACAGGCGAACATAAAGGATATCGCCGGTCTACGGATCGTGACCGGTTTCCTCGACGACGTATACATGCTTAGCGAACATATCGATCAGCGCGAAGACATCCGCGTCGTAGAAGTGAAAGATTACATTCAAAACCCGAAACCGAGCGGCTATAAAAGCTTGCACCTCGTCGTAGAGACACAAGTCATTTTATCCAACGACGTGTTGTGGGTACCGGCAGAAATCCAGCTACGTACGCTGTCGATGGATTTTTGGGCATCCACGGAACATAAACTGAATTACAAGTACGAAGGCGGGGAAGTACCGGAAGCGTCAAAGAGACAATTGATGGAAATCGCAGAAGCTGCTTTTTCCCTCGATGAAAAAATGTCGGTATTAAGAAGCCAGCTATTAACGAATCAAACAGACGCATACCGGATTACGTCATAA